From Streptomyces griseorubiginosus, one genomic window encodes:
- a CDS encoding DMT family transporter, which translates to MTPLVTAAVLLAAVTHASWNAIAHRITDKLVGFTLISGGGMLIGLAIIPFAAVPAAGAWPYLIASSCVHIAYYALLMRSFRLGDFGQAYPIARGTAPLVVTVLAALFAHEVPDGWAAAGIALSCAGLTGVALWGLRGRRPDWAAIGAALATGLSIAVYTVVDGLGVRASGSSLGYIAWLMAVQGVVIPAYALNRWRAQFVPVLRPFARIGLVGAALSVAAYGLVLWAQTRAELAPIAALRESSIIVGAAIGAVFFKERFGAPRIVAAGLLVAGIGLMLHAG; encoded by the coding sequence GTGACCCCGCTCGTCACCGCGGCCGTCCTGCTGGCCGCGGTCACGCACGCCAGCTGGAACGCCATCGCGCACCGGATCACCGACAAGCTCGTCGGGTTCACGCTGATCTCCGGCGGCGGGATGCTCATCGGGCTGGCGATCATCCCGTTCGCGGCGGTCCCGGCGGCGGGCGCGTGGCCGTACCTGATCGCCTCCTCCTGCGTGCACATCGCCTACTACGCGCTGCTGATGAGGTCCTTCCGGCTCGGGGACTTCGGGCAGGCCTACCCGATCGCGCGCGGCACCGCGCCCCTGGTCGTCACGGTGCTCGCCGCCCTGTTCGCCCACGAGGTGCCCGACGGGTGGGCCGCGGCCGGGATCGCCCTGTCCTGCGCGGGACTCACCGGGGTCGCGCTGTGGGGACTGCGCGGGCGCCGGCCCGACTGGGCGGCGATCGGCGCCGCGTTGGCGACCGGGCTGAGCATCGCCGTGTACACCGTCGTCGACGGACTCGGCGTGCGCGCCTCCGGCTCCTCCCTCGGCTACATCGCCTGGCTGATGGCGGTGCAGGGCGTGGTGATCCCGGCGTACGCCCTTAACCGCTGGCGGGCCCAGTTCGTGCCCGTGCTGCGCCCGTTCGCCCGCATCGGACTCGTGGGCGCCGCCCTCTCCGTGGCCGCGTACGGCCTCGTCCTGTGGGCCCAGACCCGAGCCGAACTCGCCCCGATCGCGGCCCTGCGCGAGTCCTCGATCATCGTCGGCGCGGCCATCGGCGCGGTGTTCTTCAAGGAACGCTTCGGAGCCCCGAGGATCGTCGCGGCGGGCCTGCTGGTCGCGGGCATCGGGCTGATGTTGCACGCCGGTTAG
- a CDS encoding ABC transporter ATP-binding protein — MDTRHAVRARGISKGFGDVVALDGVDLDVTQGQIHGLVGPNGAGKTTLLGLLLGLAVADGGRLEILGAPVGREFAAPDGVAGFVDGPGLYPSLTARQNLAALARLRGRRERTADIDDVLGQVGLTAVADDKARGFSLGMRQRLGLAAALLTRPRLLVLDEPSNGLDPAGKRHVHGVLHRLAADGTSVVVSSHRMDDLEALCSEVTILATGRVVFSGPLAKLAAESRELDYRVRTSDPRAARRLAADTVGVRLVEDGEPLVVRALVPALDELVARLVTSGVAVRELAPVISPLEAAFLELTEHQEADA; from the coding sequence ATGGACACACGCCACGCGGTCCGGGCCCGGGGGATCAGCAAGGGCTTCGGGGACGTCGTCGCGCTCGACGGCGTCGACCTGGACGTGACGCAGGGTCAGATCCATGGCCTGGTCGGGCCGAACGGGGCCGGGAAGACGACCCTGCTCGGGCTGCTGCTGGGGCTGGCCGTCGCCGACGGCGGCCGTCTGGAGATCCTCGGGGCGCCGGTCGGGCGGGAGTTCGCCGCCCCCGACGGAGTCGCCGGTTTCGTGGACGGCCCCGGTCTCTACCCCTCGCTCACCGCCCGGCAGAACCTCGCCGCGCTGGCCCGGCTGCGGGGGCGGCGGGAACGTACCGCGGACATCGACGACGTGCTCGGCCAGGTCGGGCTCACCGCGGTCGCCGACGACAAGGCCCGCGGCTTCTCCCTCGGCATGCGGCAGCGCCTGGGGCTCGCCGCCGCACTGCTGACCAGGCCGCGGCTGCTGGTGCTCGACGAGCCCTCCAACGGCCTCGACCCGGCCGGGAAACGGCATGTGCACGGGGTGCTGCACCGGCTCGCCGCGGACGGCACGAGTGTCGTGGTCTCCAGCCACCGTATGGACGACCTGGAGGCCCTGTGCTCCGAGGTCACCATCCTCGCCACCGGCCGGGTCGTGTTCTCCGGACCGCTCGCCAAGCTGGCCGCGGAGAGCCGTGAACTCGACTACCGGGTACGGACGTCCGACCCGCGGGCCGCGCGCCGGCTGGCCGCGGACACGGTCGGCGTCAGGCTGGTGGAGGACGGCGAGCCGCTCGTCGTCCGGGCGCTGGTGCCCGCCCTCGACGAACTCGTCGCGCGGCTCGTGACGTCGGGCGTCGCGGTACGCGAACTCGCCCCCGTGATCTCGCCGTTGGAAGCGGCCTTCCTCGAACTCACGGAGCACCAGGAGGCGGACGCATGA
- a CDS encoding ABC transporter permease, translating into MTATLPRDAAAPPVSVTRAYRFELLKLLSQWRIRLLLLACWIAPGLFVAGVGVQSTLPSDTLFGRWMHATGWAGPLVILGFAGTWALPLLTSVVAGDVFAAEDRLGTWRHLLVAVRSPRRIFAAKALAALTVVLLLVAGLAASGTVGGLTAVGDQPLVGLDGHLIGPGDAAAKVLLAWTAALAPTLALAAIGLLGSVALGRSPTGLLLPPLVALAMSVAQMLPLPVAVRLALPGSAFVSWNGLFTAPAQLTPLLIGIAVSLLWAVLATALAHHLFLHRDFTDLAYDGGGRRALTTGLLPMAGLLALSVAVIAVTAPSAGITRAKVQASLATAFAHLYRMQTGQLHRPAVTEAQLRASAACTKSDGLAAQEGPGNDWRCVVTWHLPGTAVAGTAIYQLDVGSDGRYVADGDGPKEVNGYFLVRTETGDAPNPLWQFDGNVELLDTTSKG; encoded by the coding sequence ATGACCGCGACCCTGCCCCGGGACGCCGCCGCCCCGCCGGTCTCCGTCACCCGCGCCTACCGCTTCGAGCTCCTCAAGCTCCTCTCCCAGTGGCGTATCCGGCTCCTGCTCCTCGCCTGCTGGATCGCGCCCGGCCTGTTCGTCGCCGGGGTGGGCGTGCAGAGCACCCTGCCCTCCGACACCCTCTTCGGACGCTGGATGCACGCCACCGGCTGGGCCGGGCCGCTGGTGATCCTCGGGTTCGCGGGCACCTGGGCGCTGCCGCTGCTGACCTCGGTGGTCGCCGGTGACGTGTTCGCCGCCGAGGACCGGCTAGGCACCTGGCGGCACCTGCTGGTCGCGGTCCGCTCGCCGAGGCGGATCTTCGCTGCGAAGGCGCTGGCCGCCCTCACCGTCGTGCTGCTGCTGGTGGCCGGACTGGCCGCATCCGGCACGGTCGGCGGACTCACCGCGGTCGGCGACCAGCCACTGGTCGGTCTGGACGGCCACCTGATCGGTCCTGGGGACGCGGCCGCGAAGGTTCTCCTCGCCTGGACCGCCGCCCTCGCCCCCACCCTCGCTCTCGCCGCGATCGGCCTGCTCGGCTCGGTCGCGCTCGGCCGCTCCCCGACGGGCCTGCTGCTGCCCCCGCTCGTCGCGCTCGCGATGTCGGTCGCCCAGATGCTGCCGCTGCCCGTCGCCGTACGCCTCGCCCTGCCGGGATCCGCCTTCGTCTCCTGGAACGGCCTGTTCACCGCCCCGGCCCAGCTCACCCCCCTCCTGATCGGGATCGCGGTCAGCCTGCTGTGGGCGGTGCTGGCGACCGCCCTGGCCCATCACCTCTTCCTGCACAGGGACTTCACCGACCTCGCCTACGACGGCGGAGGGCGCCGCGCGCTCACCACGGGGCTGCTCCCGATGGCCGGGCTGCTCGCCCTCAGCGTCGCGGTGATCGCCGTGACGGCCCCCTCGGCGGGCATCACCCGGGCCAAGGTCCAGGCCTCCCTCGCCACCGCCTTCGCCCACCTCTACCGGATGCAGACCGGCCAACTGCACCGCCCCGCCGTCACCGAGGCCCAGCTGCGCGCCTCGGCGGCCTGCACCAAGAGCGACGGACTGGCCGCGCAGGAGGGGCCGGGCAACGACTGGCGGTGTGTCGTGACCTGGCACCTGCCCGGGACCGCGGTGGCGGGGACCGCGATCTACCAACTCGACGTCGGATCGGACGGCCGGTACGTGGCCGACGGGGACGGTCCGAAGGAAGTGAACGGCTACTTCCTGGTGCGGACCGAGACCGGGGACGCCCCGAACCCGCTGTGGCAGTTCGACGGGAACGTCGAGCTGCTCGACACCACCTCGAAGGGATAG
- a CDS encoding bifunctional YncE family protein/alkaline phosphatase family protein, translated as MQVTRRIREKQPVRRRTVLVAAGIAVAMGVTGTAVASTYQFGTQQVAQNTAKGEVISSDQYLKPYGSRTVIDDGKIMSSTVSPDGTHLAAAVTDGDAALVIMDLATGQVKQRIGANAADDLRISSAAVGQEGPTYSPDGKQLWLGQATGYTKFTVNADGTLADPVAVPIPTVGSQQALVGAAVFSPDGSTVYAAVNGQNTVVALDAATGTVQQTWAVGTAPRGLALVDGKLYVSNEGGRPARAGDTTMNSYGTQVPANPDTGASTSGTVSVIDTAHPAASVGTIPVGLHPTAVYAKHGTVFVTNTADNTVSVIDTRKGKVVQTIATQPWPEAKVGYEPDAVTLTDDGRLLVTLGRADAVAVYRYESPQEPAGYVGLLPTDYFPAEVTTVGKKVVVSNTRGIDARRPTTATGHGTHDTTSSLTEFTLPSDLVIRSQTAKVFQQNGWTPGSVLKVTSASHAKPVPVPARLGDPSTIKHVFLLVKENRTYDQVYGDLPQGDGDPSLTTFGANVTPNQHALAEQFGLYDNFYDIGTNSAEGHNWLMQSDNPEYTESSAGEYTRSYDTENDVLGHQKSGFLWTGAQAAGKSVKDFGEFQSTESKPAGATWQNLYCDSRTMAATGAGTQYPIQTGSAIPSLNKVSVQGFPMFDLDVPDVYKEQIWQQDFEKNGPANLNMFWFSNDHTGGPANAAAEVADNDLAVGRTVDEISHSKYWKDSVIFVVEDDSQNGLDHVDGHRAPVQVISPYAQHGTVDSHYYTQITMIRTVEQILGIHPMNQKDSAATPMYGAFTAKPDTTPFTAVPNRTSLTLGVSPTPSCGADTPAAQDADAAPAPTSVAVPKAEQGLAAQWKTWASHQRLTGPHAVPDYADNEQMNRYTWYQTHNWTKPYPGDKKVYAPNAVPGAYLPSAESDG; from the coding sequence ATGCAGGTAACACGGCGTATCAGGGAGAAGCAGCCGGTCAGACGCCGGACCGTGCTGGTGGCCGCCGGAATCGCCGTCGCCATGGGCGTCACCGGCACCGCGGTCGCCTCGACCTACCAGTTCGGCACCCAGCAGGTCGCGCAGAACACCGCCAAGGGCGAGGTCATCTCCAGCGACCAGTACCTCAAGCCGTACGGCAGCCGGACGGTCATCGACGACGGCAAGATCATGTCGTCCACGGTCAGCCCCGACGGCACCCACCTCGCGGCCGCCGTCACCGACGGCGACGCGGCCCTGGTCATCATGGACCTGGCGACCGGACAGGTGAAGCAGAGGATCGGCGCCAACGCTGCGGACGACCTGCGCATCAGCAGCGCCGCCGTCGGCCAGGAGGGCCCCACCTACTCGCCCGACGGCAAGCAGCTGTGGCTCGGACAGGCCACCGGATACACGAAGTTCACGGTGAACGCAGACGGCACCCTCGCCGACCCGGTCGCGGTCCCGATCCCGACCGTCGGCTCCCAGCAGGCGCTGGTGGGCGCGGCCGTCTTCTCCCCCGACGGCTCCACCGTGTACGCGGCGGTCAACGGCCAGAACACGGTCGTCGCGTTGGACGCGGCAACCGGAACCGTCCAGCAGACCTGGGCCGTCGGCACCGCCCCGCGCGGACTCGCCCTGGTCGACGGGAAGTTGTACGTCAGCAACGAGGGCGGCCGCCCGGCTCGGGCCGGCGACACCACGATGAACTCGTACGGCACTCAGGTACCGGCGAACCCCGATACCGGCGCTTCGACGAGTGGCACGGTCAGCGTCATCGACACCGCCCACCCGGCCGCGTCCGTCGGCACCATCCCCGTCGGCCTCCACCCCACCGCCGTCTACGCCAAGCACGGCACGGTGTTCGTCACCAACACCGCCGACAACACCGTCTCGGTGATCGACACCCGCAAGGGCAAGGTCGTCCAGACCATCGCCACCCAGCCGTGGCCCGAGGCGAAGGTCGGCTACGAGCCCGACGCGGTCACCCTCACCGACGACGGCCGCCTCCTGGTGACCCTGGGCCGCGCCGACGCGGTCGCCGTCTACCGGTACGAGTCCCCGCAGGAACCGGCCGGTTACGTGGGCCTGCTGCCCACCGACTACTTCCCCGCCGAGGTGACCACGGTCGGGAAGAAGGTCGTCGTCTCCAACACCCGTGGCATCGACGCCCGCCGCCCGACCACGGCGACCGGCCACGGCACCCACGACACCACGTCGAGCCTGACCGAGTTCACGCTGCCGAGCGACCTCGTGATCAGGTCCCAGACGGCCAAGGTCTTCCAGCAGAACGGCTGGACACCGGGCTCGGTCCTCAAAGTCACCAGCGCGAGCCATGCCAAGCCGGTCCCCGTCCCCGCCCGCCTCGGCGACCCCTCGACCATCAAGCACGTCTTCCTGCTGGTCAAGGAGAACCGCACCTACGACCAGGTCTACGGCGACCTCCCGCAGGGCGACGGCGACCCGTCCCTCACCACCTTCGGTGCGAACGTCACCCCCAACCAGCACGCCCTCGCAGAGCAGTTCGGCCTCTACGACAACTTCTACGACATCGGCACCAACTCCGCCGAGGGCCACAACTGGCTGATGCAGTCGGACAACCCGGAGTACACCGAGTCCTCCGCCGGTGAGTACACCCGCAGTTACGACACCGAGAACGACGTGCTCGGCCACCAGAAGTCCGGGTTCCTGTGGACCGGGGCGCAGGCGGCCGGCAAGTCGGTCAAGGACTTCGGCGAGTTCCAGTCGACGGAGTCCAAGCCGGCCGGGGCCACCTGGCAGAACCTGTACTGCGACTCCAGGACCATGGCCGCGACCGGGGCGGGGACCCAGTACCCGATCCAGACCGGCTCGGCGATCCCCTCGCTCAACAAGGTGAGCGTGCAGGGCTTCCCGATGTTCGACCTCGACGTCCCGGACGTCTACAAGGAACAGATCTGGCAGCAGGACTTCGAGAAGAACGGCCCGGCGAACCTGAACATGTTCTGGTTCTCCAACGACCACACCGGCGGCCCCGCCAACGCGGCCGCCGAGGTCGCCGACAACGACCTCGCGGTCGGCCGGACGGTCGACGAGATCTCGCACAGCAAGTACTGGAAGGACTCGGTGATCTTCGTCGTCGAGGACGACTCGCAGAACGGGCTCGACCACGTCGACGGCCACCGGGCCCCGGTCCAGGTCATCAGCCCGTACGCCCAGCACGGCACCGTCGACAGCCACTACTACACGCAGATCACCATGATCCGCACGGTCGAGCAGATCCTCGGGATCCACCCGATGAACCAGAAGGACAGCGCGGCCACCCCGATGTACGGGGCGTTCACGGCGAAGCCGGACACCACCCCGTTCACGGCGGTCCCCAACCGCACCTCGCTGACCCTCGGCGTGAGCCCCACCCCCTCCTGCGGCGCGGACACCCCGGCCGCGCAGGACGCCGACGCGGCCCCCGCGCCGACGTCCGTGGCCGTACCGAAGGCCGAACAGGGGCTGGCGGCCCAGTGGAAGACGTGGGCCTCGCACCAGCGCCTGACGGGCCCGCACGCCGTGCCGGACTACGCCGACAACGAGCAGATGAACCGCTACACCTGGTACCAGACCCACAACTGGACCAAGCCCTACCCCGGCGACAAGAAGGTCTACGCCCCGAACGCCGTACCCGGCGCGTACCTGCCCTCCGCGGAGTCGGACGGCTGA
- a CDS encoding DUF1876 domain-containing protein has product MTHTAVGWHIELEFQEDDQHTRAAAMVRLPDGTEVRTHGHATRHHTDSNQPRVGEEVAGARALNELAMQLLTKAHGEIDEASGRTSHPINV; this is encoded by the coding sequence ATGACGCACACCGCTGTGGGATGGCACATCGAGCTGGAGTTCCAGGAGGACGACCAGCACACGCGGGCGGCGGCGATGGTACGGCTGCCGGACGGCACCGAGGTGCGCACGCACGGGCACGCCACCCGCCACCACACCGACAGCAACCAGCCGCGGGTGGGGGAGGAGGTGGCCGGCGCCCGCGCGCTGAACGAACTCGCGATGCAGCTGCTCACCAAGGCGCACGGCGAGATCGACGAGGCGTCCGGCCGGACGTCCCACCCGATCAACGTCTAG
- a CDS encoding serine hydrolase domain-containing protein, giving the protein MDVNGTVAEGFEPVRDAFARNFETLGDRGAALAVYRDGRKVVDLWAGTKDVDGTEPWRHGTAQVVRSATKGVAAAVPLLLHQRGELDLDAPVAEYWPEFKARGKERLAVRQVLNHRAGLPVLDRPLTPEEALDPLKGPEAVAAQAPVWEPGTDHGYHALTYGWMLDELVRRVTGLGAGAWIAREIAGPLGAEFWLGLPEAEEAAGRAGRVGRVEGPVPTGALRARPKRSVTEAYQDPGSLTRRAFAAITPFPDQNAPEYRASALPATNGIATADGLARIYAALIGEVDGVRLFEPATVELARAEESAGPDRVLVVNTRFGLGYMLHGSASPFLGAGSFGHPGRGGSLGFADPETGVALGYVTNGFRKTVTADPRAQALVRAVRAAL; this is encoded by the coding sequence GTGGACGTGAACGGCACAGTGGCCGAGGGCTTCGAGCCGGTCAGGGACGCGTTCGCGCGGAACTTCGAGACGCTCGGGGACCGGGGCGCGGCCCTCGCCGTGTACCGGGACGGGCGCAAGGTGGTCGACCTGTGGGCCGGCACCAAAGACGTCGACGGCACCGAGCCCTGGCGGCACGGCACCGCGCAGGTGGTGCGCTCGGCGACCAAGGGTGTCGCCGCCGCCGTACCCCTGCTGCTGCATCAGCGCGGGGAGCTGGACCTGGACGCGCCGGTGGCCGAGTACTGGCCCGAGTTCAAGGCGCGCGGCAAGGAGCGGCTGGCGGTGCGGCAGGTGCTGAACCACCGGGCCGGGCTGCCGGTGCTGGACCGGCCGCTCACCCCCGAGGAGGCCCTGGACCCGCTGAAGGGCCCGGAGGCGGTCGCCGCGCAGGCACCCGTCTGGGAACCCGGCACGGACCACGGGTACCACGCGCTGACGTACGGCTGGATGCTGGACGAGCTGGTGCGCCGGGTGACCGGGCTCGGCGCGGGTGCCTGGATCGCGCGGGAGATCGCCGGGCCGCTCGGGGCGGAGTTCTGGCTCGGGCTGCCGGAGGCGGAGGAGGCAGCCGGACGCGCGGGCCGGGTCGGCCGGGTCGAGGGGCCGGTGCCCACCGGTGCCCTGCGCGCCCGGCCCAAGCGGTCCGTCACCGAGGCCTACCAGGATCCCGGCTCCCTGACCCGCCGGGCGTTCGCCGCGATCACCCCCTTCCCCGACCAGAACGCGCCCGAGTACCGGGCGAGCGCGCTGCCCGCGACCAACGGGATCGCGACCGCCGACGGGCTGGCGCGGATCTACGCGGCGCTGATCGGCGAGGTCGACGGGGTGCGGCTGTTCGAGCCGGCCACGGTCGAGCTCGCCCGGGCCGAGGAGTCGGCGGGCCCGGACCGGGTGCTCGTCGTGAACACCCGGTTCGGGCTCGGCTACATGCTGCACGGCAGCGCGTCGCCGTTCCTCGGCGCGGGCTCCTTCGGGCACCCCGGCCGCGGGGGCTCGCTCGGCTTCGCCGATCCGGAGACCGGCGTCGCCCTCGGCTATGTCACCAACGGCTTCCGCAAGACGGTCACCGCGGACCCGCGGGCGCAGGCGCTGGTCAGGGCGGTGCGGGCGGCCCTGTGA
- a CDS encoding organic hydroperoxide resistance protein, with protein MSDDTAVDTRPTKIMYVAEATAHGGRDGYVTSQDGQIELKVAMPPALGGDGNGTNPEQLFAAGYSACFHNALILVGNRAGYDLTGSTVAAKVGIGPNRTQGYGLAVALSVSLPVLDAGLAAKLVDAAHEVCPYSNATRGNIDVTILLG; from the coding sequence ATGAGTGACGACACCGCCGTCGACACCCGCCCGACGAAGATCATGTACGTCGCCGAGGCCACCGCGCACGGTGGCCGGGACGGCTATGTCACGAGCCAGGACGGCCAGATCGAGCTGAAGGTCGCGATGCCGCCGGCGCTCGGCGGGGACGGCAACGGCACCAACCCCGAGCAGCTGTTCGCCGCCGGCTACAGCGCGTGCTTCCACAACGCGCTGATCCTCGTCGGCAACCGCGCGGGCTACGACCTCACCGGTTCGACGGTCGCCGCGAAGGTCGGCATCGGCCCGAACCGGACCCAGGGCTACGGCCTCGCGGTCGCCCTCAGCGTCTCCCTGCCGGTCCTCGACGCGGGCCTCGCGGCCAAGCTCGTGGACGCGGCCCACGAGGTCTGCCCGTACTCCAACGCGACCCGCGGGAACATCGACGTGACGATTCTGCTTGGCTGA
- a CDS encoding MarR family transcriptional regulator yields MTNEEDAGSLLLDDQLCFALYAAQRAVTAAYRPLLDELGLTYPQYLVLLVLWERGETTVKELAGALRLDYGTVSPLLKRLEGAGLVRRERAVDDERSVLVACTERAEGLRERAAAVPGALLAATELAGPEAERLREELWRLAERAGTAAARAR; encoded by the coding sequence GTGACGAACGAAGAGGACGCCGGATCGCTGCTCCTTGACGACCAGTTGTGCTTCGCGCTGTACGCCGCCCAGCGCGCGGTGACCGCCGCCTACCGGCCGCTCCTCGACGAGCTCGGGCTCACCTACCCGCAGTACCTGGTGCTGCTGGTGCTGTGGGAGCGCGGTGAGACGACCGTGAAGGAGCTCGCGGGGGCGCTGCGTCTGGACTACGGCACGGTCTCGCCGTTGCTCAAGCGGCTGGAGGGGGCCGGCCTTGTGCGCCGGGAGCGGGCGGTGGACGACGAGCGTTCGGTCCTCGTCGCGTGCACGGAGCGTGCGGAGGGCCTGAGGGAGCGCGCCGCCGCCGTACCCGGCGCGCTGCTCGCGGCCACCGAGCTCGCCGGTCCCGAGGCCGAGCGGTTGCGCGAGGAGCTGTGGCGGCTCGCGGAACGGGCGGGCACCGCGGCGGCCCGCGCGCGCTGA
- a CDS encoding ABC transporter ATP-binding protein: MDPVTASLEVTGLAFAYPDGHQALFGVDFTIARGERVALLGPNGAGKTTLVLHLNGILGGGVGSVKVAGLPVDKKHMAEIRRRVGIVFQDPDDQLFMPTVREDVAFGPAAAGLKGDELEARVRTALERVGMAEFAHRPPHHLSFGQRRRVAVATVLAMEPEILVLDEPSSNLDPASRRELADILRSLDVTVLMVTHDLPYALELCPRSLILSEGTIAADGRTAELLTDDELMRAHRLELPFGFDPRSVTMGA, translated from the coding sequence ATGGACCCTGTGACAGCTTCCCTCGAAGTGACCGGACTGGCCTTCGCCTACCCCGACGGGCACCAGGCCCTGTTCGGCGTGGACTTCACCATCGCGCGCGGTGAGCGGGTCGCGCTGCTCGGGCCGAACGGCGCCGGCAAGACGACCCTCGTGCTGCACCTCAACGGCATCCTGGGCGGCGGGGTCGGCTCGGTGAAGGTCGCCGGACTGCCCGTGGACAAGAAGCACATGGCGGAGATCCGGCGCCGGGTCGGCATCGTCTTCCAGGACCCCGACGACCAGCTCTTCATGCCGACCGTGCGCGAGGACGTGGCGTTCGGACCGGCGGCGGCCGGGCTGAAGGGGGACGAGCTGGAGGCCCGGGTGCGCACCGCGCTGGAGCGCGTGGGCATGGCGGAGTTCGCGCACCGGCCCCCGCACCACCTCTCCTTCGGCCAGCGGCGCCGGGTGGCCGTCGCGACCGTGCTCGCGATGGAGCCGGAGATCCTCGTCCTGGACGAGCCCTCCTCCAATCTCGACCCGGCCTCCCGCCGTGAACTCGCCGACATCCTGCGCTCGCTGGACGTGACGGTCCTGATGGTCACGCACGACCTGCCGTACGCGCTGGAGCTGTGTCCGCGCTCGCTGATCCTGAGCGAGGGCACCATCGCCGCGGACGGGAGGACCGCCGAACTCCTCACCGACGACGAGCTGATGCGCGCCCACCGGCTGGAGCTGCCCTTCGGATTCGACCCGCGGTCCGTGACAATGGGCGCGTGA
- the cbiQ gene encoding cobalt ECF transporter T component CbiQ translates to MGAGHAHRLYRHGHSPVHALPPHTKLAAVFAFVVVVVSTPREAMWAFALYAVLLGVVAYVARVPAGFLLKRLLIEVPFVAFAVLMPFVAEGERVEVLGLSLSVSGLWGAWNVLAKGTLGVAASVLLASTTELRELLLGLQRLKLPPLLVQIASFMIRYGDVITDEMRRMRIARESRGFEASGVKHWGVLAKSAGALFIRSYERGERVHLAMVSRGYAGSMPVIDEVTASRAQWSYAFALPVTALVVCVVGWTL, encoded by the coding sequence ATGGGCGCGGGGCACGCACACCGGCTCTACCGGCACGGGCACTCGCCCGTGCACGCCCTGCCGCCGCACACCAAGCTCGCGGCGGTCTTCGCCTTCGTGGTGGTCGTGGTCTCGACCCCGCGCGAGGCGATGTGGGCGTTCGCTCTGTACGCCGTCCTGCTGGGCGTCGTCGCGTACGTCGCGCGCGTGCCCGCCGGGTTCCTGCTGAAGCGGCTGCTGATCGAGGTGCCGTTCGTGGCGTTCGCGGTGCTGATGCCGTTCGTCGCGGAGGGCGAGCGGGTCGAGGTGCTCGGCCTGTCGTTGAGCGTGAGCGGTCTGTGGGGCGCGTGGAACGTGCTCGCCAAGGGCACGCTCGGCGTGGCCGCGTCGGTGCTGCTCGCTTCCACCACCGAACTGCGCGAGCTGCTCCTCGGTCTCCAGCGGCTCAAGCTCCCGCCGCTGCTGGTGCAGATCGCGTCCTTCATGATCCGCTACGGCGATGTCATCACCGACGAGATGCGGCGGATGCGGATCGCGCGGGAGTCGAGGGGGTTCGAGGCGAGCGGCGTGAAGCACTGGGGCGTCCTCGCGAAGTCGGCCGGGGCGCTGTTCATCCGCTCCTACGAGCGCGGCGAGCGAGTGCACCTGGCCATGGTGAGCCGTGGGTACGCCGGTTCGATGCCGGTCATCGACGAGGTGACCGCGTCGCGCGCGCAGTGGTCGTACGCCTTCGCGCTCCCCGTGACCGCCCTCGTCGTCTGCGTGGTGGGATGGACCCTGTGA